One segment of Streptosporangium brasiliense DNA contains the following:
- a CDS encoding carbohydrate ABC transporter permease produces the protein MTATVTTPRQAAQADVSRRGRARLPFSAWHLLLAPLALIFAIPLVWLLLSSVMSNAEINRFPPALWPSRVDLGGYRYVLGNALFPRWFANSLIVSTVAVASNLLFGAFGGYAFARMRFSGSRSLLVLMLATMAIPFQLTMIPTFLVMKRLGLIDTLGALIVPSLVTPFAVFLLRQFFLSLPRELEEAAWIDGCSRLRVLFRVVLPLSRPALSTVAILTFLSTWNDLTWPLIAINHDNQYTLQLGLATFQGQHHTQWAAVMAGNVITVLPVLLAFVGAQKAFIQSITSSGLKG, from the coding sequence ATGACGGCGACCGTGACCACCCCTCGACAGGCCGCGCAGGCCGATGTGTCCCGGCGGGGCCGCGCGCGGCTGCCGTTCAGCGCCTGGCACCTGCTGCTCGCCCCGCTCGCGCTGATCTTCGCGATCCCGCTGGTCTGGCTGCTGCTCAGCTCCGTGATGAGCAACGCTGAGATCAACCGGTTCCCTCCGGCGCTCTGGCCCTCCCGCGTCGACCTGGGGGGATACCGGTACGTCCTGGGCAACGCCCTGTTCCCCCGCTGGTTCGCCAACTCGCTGATCGTCTCCACCGTCGCGGTCGCGTCCAACCTGCTGTTCGGCGCGTTCGGCGGCTACGCCTTCGCCCGCATGCGATTCTCCGGCTCCCGGAGCCTGCTGGTGCTGATGCTGGCCACGATGGCCATCCCCTTCCAGCTGACGATGATCCCGACGTTCCTCGTCATGAAGCGCCTGGGACTCATCGACACGCTGGGCGCGCTGATCGTGCCCTCGCTGGTCACGCCGTTCGCGGTGTTCCTCCTGCGGCAGTTCTTCCTCTCCCTGCCCAGGGAGCTGGAGGAAGCCGCCTGGATCGACGGGTGTTCGCGGCTGCGGGTGCTGTTCCGCGTCGTGCTGCCGCTGTCGCGTCCCGCGCTGAGCACCGTGGCGATCCTGACGTTCCTGTCGACCTGGAACGACCTGACCTGGCCGCTGATCGCCATCAACCACGACAACCAGTACACCCTGCAACTGGGGCTGGCGACCTTCCAGGGGCAGCACCACACCCAGTGGGCAGCGGTCATGGCCGGCAACGTGATCACGGTCCTGCCGGTGCTGCTCGCCTTCGTCGGCGCGCAGAAGGCGTTCATCCAGTCCATCACCTCCAGCGGCCTCAAGGGCTGA
- a CDS encoding carbohydrate kinase family protein: MPHTFDLLVIGDANPDVILGPLEAPLAFHQREQLVGAGALTLGGSAAIMACGAARLGLKVAFAGRVGDDDAGRYVRDALTARGVDTRALRLDPELPTPLTVVVTRGDDRAILTAPGTLAATTGDDVPESLLAGSRHVHAASYFLMPALARALPVLLRTARAHGATTSLDTNDDPAGEWDPLGLPAVLAETDILLPNAHEALHLAGPAADSPEAAAALLAARGPLVAVKNGAEGALCHDGRTLTTTGGVTVTPADTVGAGDSFDAGFVAALLAGLPPADALDVAAACGALSTRAHGGTTAQATWDEAVSHVTRTGKNLS, encoded by the coding sequence ATGCCGCACACTTTCGACCTGCTCGTCATCGGGGACGCCAACCCCGACGTCATCCTCGGCCCGCTGGAGGCTCCGCTCGCCTTCCACCAGCGTGAACAGCTCGTCGGCGCCGGCGCGCTCACCCTCGGCGGGTCCGCCGCGATCATGGCCTGCGGCGCCGCGCGCCTCGGCCTCAAGGTCGCCTTCGCCGGGCGGGTCGGCGACGACGACGCCGGCCGCTACGTCCGCGACGCCCTGACCGCCCGTGGAGTCGACACCCGGGCCCTGCGCCTGGATCCGGAGCTGCCCACCCCCCTCACCGTGGTGGTGACCCGGGGGGACGACCGCGCGATCCTCACCGCCCCCGGCACCCTGGCGGCCACCACCGGCGACGACGTCCCCGAGTCGTTGCTCGCCGGCAGCAGGCACGTGCACGCCGCCTCCTACTTCCTGATGCCCGCACTCGCGCGGGCGCTGCCGGTCCTGCTGCGCACCGCGCGCGCCCACGGCGCCACGACCTCGCTCGACACCAACGACGACCCGGCCGGCGAATGGGACCCTCTCGGCCTGCCCGCCGTCCTCGCCGAAACCGACATCCTGCTCCCCAACGCCCACGAGGCCCTCCACCTCGCCGGGCCCGCCGCGGACTCGCCGGAGGCGGCAGCCGCCCTCCTGGCCGCGCGCGGACCGCTGGTGGCCGTCAAGAACGGCGCCGAGGGCGCCCTCTGCCACGACGGCCGCACCCTCACCACCACCGGCGGCGTCACCGTGACGCCCGCCGACACCGTCGGCGCCGGAGACAGCTTCGACGCCGGCTTCGTCGCCGCGCTCCTCGCCGGCCTGCCCCCCGCCGACGCCCTCGACGTCGCCGCCGCCTGCGGAGCCCTGTCCACCCGTGCCCACGGCGGCACCACTGCCCAGGCCACCTGGGACGAGGCCGTCTCGCACGTCACCCGTACCGGAAAGAACCTGTCATGA